One part of the Arabidopsis thaliana chromosome 4, partial sequence genome encodes these proteins:
- the VPS26B gene encoding vacuolar protein sorting 26B (vacuolar protein sorting 26B (VPS26B); FUNCTIONS IN: molecular_function unknown; INVOLVED IN: intracellular protein transport, vacuolar transport, retrograde transport, endosome to Golgi; LOCATED IN: retromer complex; EXPRESSED IN: 22 plant structures; EXPRESSED DURING: 13 growth stages; CONTAINS InterPro DOMAIN/s: Vacuolar protein sorting-associated protein 26 (InterPro:IPR005377); BEST Arabidopsis thaliana protein match is: vacuolar protein sorting 26A (TAIR:AT5G53530.1); Has 795 Blast hits to 794 proteins in 227 species: Archae - 0; Bacteria - 0; Metazoa - 406; Fungi - 146; Plants - 106; Viruses - 0; Other Eukaryotes - 137 (source: NCBI BLink).): protein MNYLLGAFKPACNISITFSDGKNRKQVPMKKENGQTALVPLFHSQDTISGKVCIEPYQGKKVEHNGVKVELLGQIEMYFDRGNFYDFTSLVRELDVPGEIYERKTYPFEFPTVEMPYETYNGVNVRLRYVLKVTVTRGYAGSILEYQELVVRNYAPLPDINNSIKMEVGIEDCLHIEFEYNKSKYHLKDVILGKIYFLLVRIKMKNMDLEIRRRESTGAGANTHVETETLAKFELMDGTPVRGESIPVRLFLAPYDLTPTHRNINNKFSVKYYLNLVLVDEEDRRYFKQQEITLYRLKEDASS from the exons AATTATCTTCTTGGAGCCTTCAAGCCCGCCTGCAACATCTCCATCACTTTTTCTGATGGCAAAAATCGTAAACAG GTTCccatgaagaaagaaaatggtcAGACGGCTCTGGTGCCTCTGTTCCATAGTCAAGACACTATTTCCGGGAAG GTTTGCATTGAACCATATCAAGGGAAAAAGGTGGAGCATAATGGTGTAAAAGTTGAGCTTCTTGGTCAAATAG AAATGTACTTTGACAGAGGAAACTTCTATGATTTCACTTCCTTGG TTCGTGAACTGGATGTACCTGGAGAAATATACGAAAGGAAGACATACCCTTTTGAATTTCCTACTGTGGAGATGCCATACGAGACATACAATGGTGTGAATGTGCGGCTAAG ATATGTCCTCAAAGTAACCGTCACTCGTGGCTACGCTGGAAGCATCTTGGAATACCAGGAGCTTGTG GTACGGAACTACGCTCCACTTCCTGATATTAATAACAGCATCAAG ATGGAAGTTGGAATTGAGGATTGCCTGCACATCGAGTTTGAGTACAATAAAAGCAA GTATCACCTAAAAGATGTCATCCTtgggaaaatatattttcttcttgtgagaatcaagatgaagaatatGGATCTTGAGATCAGACGGCGGGAATCAACAGGTGCAGGTGCTAATACTCATGTCGAGACAGAAACTCTTGCAAAATTTGAGTTGATGGATGGAACTCCAGTTAGAG GTGAATCGATACCTGTAAGACTGTTTCTGGCCCCATATGATCTTACACCAACGCATcgcaacatcaacaacaaattcaGCGTCAAGTATTATCTGAATCTTGTACTGGTAGATGAAGAGGATCGCCGATACTTCAAGCAGCAAGAAATCACGTTGTATAGGTTGAAGGAAGACGCATCATCTTGA
- the VPS26B gene encoding vacuolar protein sorting 26B (vacuolar protein sorting 26B (VPS26B); FUNCTIONS IN: molecular_function unknown; INVOLVED IN: intracellular protein transport, vacuolar transport, retrograde transport, endosome to Golgi; LOCATED IN: retromer complex; EXPRESSED IN: 22 plant structures; EXPRESSED DURING: 13 growth stages; CONTAINS InterPro DOMAIN/s: Vacuolar protein sorting-associated protein 26 (InterPro:IPR005377); BEST Arabidopsis thaliana protein match is: vacuolar protein sorting 26A (TAIR:AT5G53530.1); Has 35333 Blast hits to 34131 proteins in 2444 species: Archae - 798; Bacteria - 22429; Metazoa - 974; Fungi - 991; Plants - 531; Viruses - 0; Other Eukaryotes - 9610 (source: NCBI BLink).), which yields MKKENGQTALVPLFHSQDTISGKVCIEPYQGKKVEHNGVKVELLGQIEMYFDRGNFYDFTSLVRELDVPGEIYERKTYPFEFPTVEMPYETYNGVNVRLRYVLKVTVTRGYAGSILEYQELVVRNYAPLPDINNSIKMEVGIEDCLHIEFEYNKSKYHLKDVILGKIYFLLVRIKMKNMDLEIRRRESTGAGANTHVETETLAKFELMDGTPVRGESIPVRLFLAPYDLTPTHRNINNKFSVKYYLNLVLVDEEDRRYFKQQEITLYRLKEDASS from the exons atgaagaaagaaaatggtcAGACGGCTCTGGTGCCTCTGTTCCATAGTCAAGACACTATTTCCGGGAAG GTTTGCATTGAACCATATCAAGGGAAAAAGGTGGAGCATAATGGTGTAAAAGTTGAGCTTCTTGGTCAAATAG AAATGTACTTTGACAGAGGAAACTTCTATGATTTCACTTCCTTGG TTCGTGAACTGGATGTACCTGGAGAAATATACGAAAGGAAGACATACCCTTTTGAATTTCCTACTGTGGAGATGCCATACGAGACATACAATGGTGTGAATGTGCGGCTAAG ATATGTCCTCAAAGTAACCGTCACTCGTGGCTACGCTGGAAGCATCTTGGAATACCAGGAGCTTGTG GTACGGAACTACGCTCCACTTCCTGATATTAATAACAGCATCAAG ATGGAAGTTGGAATTGAGGATTGCCTGCACATCGAGTTTGAGTACAATAAAAGCAA GTATCACCTAAAAGATGTCATCCTtgggaaaatatattttcttcttgtgagaatcaagatgaagaatatGGATCTTGAGATCAGACGGCGGGAATCAACAGGTGCAGGTGCTAATACTCATGTCGAGACAGAAACTCTTGCAAAATTTGAGTTGATGGATGGAACTCCAGTTAGAG GTGAATCGATACCTGTAAGACTGTTTCTGGCCCCATATGATCTTACACCAACGCATcgcaacatcaacaacaaattcaGCGTCAAGTATTATCTGAATCTTGTACTGGTAGATGAAGAGGATCGCCGATACTTCAAGCAGCAAGAAATCACGTTGTATAGGTTGAAGGAAGACGCATCATCTTGA